The following are from one region of the Oncorhynchus kisutch isolate 150728-3 unplaced genomic scaffold, Okis_V2 Okis03b-Okis08b_hom, whole genome shotgun sequence genome:
- the LOC109882236 gene encoding very long-chain acyl-CoA synthetase-like encodes MYVLLYTILAGLAILPLFLYLRNPYFTQELRYTVTCILLGLRINRIKRSKPFYSMLDCFLDKVKKHPNKQFIVFEKSSYTYRDVDKQSNKLARALSQHASVKEGDTVALFMGNEPMYVFIWLALAKLGCTAALLNYNIRSKSLLHCFTCCGTNVLLAASELRGAVEEVLPTLREQSVRVFVLGEEEEKCVTEGVNTLSSSRIQQASDQPLDAQLRSKVTLKSPALYIYTSGTTGLPKAAVITQERLYMASSMQAISGVASDDVIYIYLPLYHTAGFMMGLTGAIERGNTVVLRRKFSASNFWDDCRKHKVTVIQYIGEIMRYLCNSPKKDNDRHHKVRLALGNGLRADTWSEFLQRFGDIRVCECYGATEGNVGFINYIGKVGAIGKEHFLHKANFSYVLIQYDTEREEPVKDSRGFCIKVPKGETGLLVAKITAQAPFSGYANNQQQTDRKKLRDVFVKGDLYFNSGDLLRIDHEGFVYFMDRIGDTFRWKGENVATTEVTEHLIMVECIEEANVYGVKIPGHEGRVGMATIKLKDDMEFDSKATLEHVKTSLPSYARPRFIRIQNSLAVTGTFKHMKVKLAEEGFNPAMMQDRLYYLEDSKGYIPMTQEMYHSISDGKIHL; translated from the exons ATGTACGTGTTATTATATACCATTTTGGCAGGATTGGCTATACTGCCACTCTTCCTTTATCTCAGAAATCCTTATTTTACGCAGGAGCTGCGCTACACAGTAACTTGCATCTTACTCGGGTTACGAATTAACAGAATCAAGAGGAGCAAACCGTTCTACAGCATGCTGGACTGTTTTCTCGATAAGGTCAAAAAACACCCCAACAAACAGTTTATTGTATTCGAGAAGAGTTCGTATACATACCGGGACGTTGACAAGCAGAGCAACAAGTTGGCCCGGGCGCTCTCACAGCACGCCAGCGTGAAGGAAGGGGACACTGTCGCCCTCTTCATGGGTAACGAGCccatgtatgtgtttatttggCTGGCCCTGGCTAAACTTGGATGTACAGCCGCTCTGCTCAACTACAACATCAGGTCCAAGTCCTTATTGCACTGTTTCACCTGCTGTGGAACCAACGTGCTCCTGGCTGCTTCAG AGTTGCGTGGAGCGGTAGAGGAGGTTCTCCCCACTCTGAGGGAGCAGAGTGTACGTGTGTTTGTgctgggtgaggaggaggagaagtgtGTGACGGAGGGAGTGAATACTctgagcagcagcaggatacAGCAGGCCTCAGATCAACCTCTGGATGCACAGCTCAGGTCAAAGGTCACCTTAAAGAGCCCTGCCCTCTACATCTATACGTCAGGAACTACAG GTCTGCCGAAGGCTGCGGTGATCACACAGGAGAGGCTGTACATGGCCTCCTCTATGCAGGCCATCTCAGGTGTGGCCTCTGATGATGTCATCTACATCTACCTGCCTCTCTACCACACCGCCGGCTTCATGATGGGTTTGACTGGAGCTATAGAGAGag GCAACACCGTTGTCCTGAGGCGtaaattctctgcctctaacttcTGGGATGACTGCAGGAAACACAAGGTGACAGTGATCCAGTACATAGGAGAGATCATGAGGTACCTCTGTAACTCTCCCAAG aaAGATAATGACAGGCATCACAAGGTACGTCTGGCCCTGGGTAACGGGCTTAGAGCAGACACCTGGTCAGAGTTCCTGCAGCGTTTTGGTGACATCCGTGTCTGTGAATGTTACGGCGCCACAGAGGGAAACGTCGGCTTCATCAACTACATCGGGAAAGTCGGAGCGATTGGCAAAGAGCACTTCCTTCATAAA GCAAACTTCTCCTACGTTCTGATTCAgtatgacacagagagagaggaacctgTCAAAGACTCTAGAGGTTTCTGTATCAAAGTCCCTAAAG GAGAAACTGGATTGCTGGTTGCCAAGATTACAGCGCAGGCTCCGTTTAGTGGCTATGCTAATAAccagcagcagacagacaggaagaagcTGAGAGATGTGTTTGTTAAGGGAGATCTGTACTTCAACAGTGGAGACCTGCTGAGGATCGACCACGAGGGCTTTGTTTACTTCATGGACCGCATCGGAGACACCTTCAG GTGGAAAGGAGAGAACGTGGCCACCACGGAGGTGACTGAGCACCTGATCATGGTGGAATGTATCGAAGAAGCCAACGTCTACGGTGTCAAGATTCCAG GACACGAGGGGAGGGTTGGAATGGCAACGATCAAACTGAAAGATGACATGGAGTTTGACAGTAAAGCCACGCTGGAGCACGTCAAGACCTCCCTGCCCAGCTACGCTCGACCACGATTCATACGCATACAG AATTCCCTGGCTGTGACTGGAACGTTCAAACATATGAAGGTGAAGCTAGCTGAAGAGGGATTCAACCCAGCCATGATGCAGGATCGATTATACTACCTGGAGGACAGTAAGGGATACATCCCCATGACACAGGAGATGTACCACTCTATTTCTGATGGAAAGATACACTTATGa